GCCCGGGTCATCAAGGTTGAGCGCCCCGGAACCGGGGATGACACACGGCAGTGGGCGCCACCTTCCTCAGTGACAGGTGCGACGTACTTCGAAAGCGTCAATCGGAATAAGGAATCAGTCACCCTTGACCTGACCAACCCCGAGGACCTGGAGCTTGCCCGGGAACTGGCACGCCGCGCCGACGTCCTGGTGGAGAACTTCAAACCCGGAGGGCTCGCCAAGCTGGGCCTCGGATATGAGTCACTGGCTGAGGAGAACCCAGGCCTGGTGTACGCATCAATTTCGGGTTTTGGCTCGGAAGGCGGCCGTGATCTGCCCGGATACGACTTCATAGTGCAGGCCGTCGGCGGATTGATGAGTATTACCGGTGACCCGCGGGGCGACGCCTATAAAGTGGGCGTCGCCCTCGTTGATGTATTGACGGCGAAAGATGCCACGATCGGTATCCTCGCAGCCCTTTCCGAGCGAAATTCCACGGGTCGGGGCAGGCGGATCGAAGTCAATCTTCTATCGAGCCTCCAGGGCGCCCTTGCCAACCAGGGTCAGGCGTACCTCGGCGCCGGTGTTACTCCTGCGCGACTGGGCAATGACCACCCTTCCATCGTCCCTTATCAACTTCTTGCCACAGGTGATGACCCACTGGCCGTTGCCGTTGGTAACGACTCGCAGTTCGCCAAGCTCTGCCGCGCCATCGGCAATCCGGAGCTTGCCGCTGACCCCCGGTTTGTCACAAACTCTGCGCGGGTCCGCCATCGGCGGGAGCTTGTCAAACTGTTGGAAGCCGGGCTCGCAGGCGCTGGAGCGAAGGAATGGCAGGACCGGCTGGTATCTGTGGGAGTACCGGCCGGCCGCGTGGCCGGGATAGATGAAGGAATCGCATACGCCGAATCCTTGGGCCTGGAGCCGACCATTCATGTCCATGACGCCCGCGGGAACGTTACCGGCCGCCAGATCCGCCATCCGATCACCTGGACGCCGGCACTGCCGCCCCGGGCTCAGGCCCCACCAGCGCTCGGTGAGCACACCGTTGACGTGCTGGACTGGCTGCGGCAGGCCCAGACCAAGGCGTTCATCTCTACCCCTCAAAATTCCAGGCTTTCAGAAGTCGTTCATTCCCAGGAGGGACCACATCATGACTCTCGCCCCTAGTTCCGCCGAGATCGAGGCTGTTACCGCATTCGAGCCCTCCGACCTGATCTCCTTCGATACGCTCCTCACGGAGGAGGAAATCGCCTTGCGCGACCGGGTCCGGAATTATGTTCGGGAGGAAATCAAACCGAACATCGCCACCTGGTATGAAGAAGCGCGATTCCCGCTGGAAATCGTCCCTGATCTCGCCAAACTCGGCCTGCTCGGAATGCATTTGAAAGGCTACGGCTGCGCCGGGGGAAGCGCAGTGGACTACGGGTTGGCCGCAGCCGAACTCGAGGCCGGCGATTCGGGCATCCGCACTTTCGTTTCCGTCCAGGGTTCTCTGGCCATGTCAGCAATCTCGAAGCACGGTTCTGAAGAACAGAAAGAGGAATGGCTTCCCCAAATGGCGGCTGGCACCGCCATCGGATGCTTTGGCCTTACGGAACCCACCGCCGGTTCAGACCCCTCTGCCATGGCCACTTTTGCCCGCCGCGACGGCGAGGATTGGATATTGACCGGCTCCAAGCGGTGGATCGGACTCGCCAACGTGGCCCAGGTGGCAGTCATATGGGCTCAGACAGACCATGGCATACGCGGATTCATGGTGCCAACCCAGACTCGTGGCTTTACCGCCACCCCAATTCAGCCGAAGCTGTCAATGCGCGCTTCTGTCCAATGTGAAATCACCCTGGATGACGTACGGCTGCCTGGCGACGCGGTCTTGCCGAATGTCACTGGCCTCCGCGGCCCATTTACCTGCCTCAACGAGGCACGATACGGCATCGCCTGGGGCACCATGGGCGCCGCGCGCGACGCCTTCGAAATTGCCCTGGACTACTCCAAGAATCGGCTCCAGTTCGAACGGCCCTTGGCCGGTTACCAATTGACCCAGCAGAAACTCGTGAACATGGCGCTGGAGATCAACAAGGGCTTCCTTCTCGCTCTGCACCTCGGACGGCTAAAAGACGCAGGCAAACTGCAGAATCATCAGATCAGCGTGGGCAAGCTCAACAACTGCCGAGAAGCTATCGAAATTTGTCGTGAAGCACGCACAATCCTGGGCGGAAACGGTATAACCCTCGAACACTCGCCCCTTCGCCACGCGAACAACCTTGAATCCGTACGTACGTACGAAGGCACTGACGAGGTCCACACCCTCATCCTCGGCCAGAAGCTGACAGGCATTGGAGCGTTTCGGTAACTGCCGGCGTTTCTACGGCGAACCCGGCAGCGCGGCCCGGGTGCAACGGGGACCATGCAGCTGGGGCTCCTCATCGATGCAGACTGTGTGCCAGGCAACGGCAACTACCCTTGTCACCCCGTTTAATTTGCCGATTGGCATGCTCGTCTTGCCACCACCGTGTGGTCCAGACACACAGTCAAGCTGTTTCACCGAGGTCTCAATCGTTCTTGTTTTTGACCACTCCGTTTTGAAAGTTGTCACCCTCCAACGTAAACGCCGGGCCACCGCGCGTCCGAGACGGCACCAGAGGTCACGAAGCTGCTGGCGCCATCAGCGGACAAGTCCGCGACCCCGGTGATGCGGGACGTATAAAAAGGAGGATCGGGCTCATAGTCAATCTTTCGGTGCGCTTCATCGAAAGAGACGCCGGCTTCCAGGTCGGCCCAGACATCTGAGACGTGCGTGCCGTTCCCAAGGACGACCAGTCGAGGTATCCCCAGACATGGCTCAATAGTTGCACGGTCTAGCGTTGCGCCAGCCGCAGATGAACCTGGGCGACTATGTCTTTGGAACCACGGGTCGAACTCCACCACGCCAGGTTGGCGCGGTGGAGTTCGGATGCCGTGGGAACAAGAGTGCCGCCAAAAGGTCTACTACCTAATGGCCGGATCCAGATCTTCCTCGACTGGATCGATGGTCTCCCCTGAACTGGTCATTTGTGGCGGGGAGAGCCTGTACGCGCCGTAGTAGAAGCCTGCTGCCAACGCCATGGTAATTACGGGTGCGAGTTGGGCCGCGAGTGGCCATATCGTTTGCTCCGTAAGGGCAATTCCGGCTGCTGATGCAAGGACCCACGCGCCCGCTCCAGGGCTGACTGCCTTGAGGTTGGCCGGCCGGATGTCGGGGACGAGGGCCTGCTTTTTCCAGTTAAGGCCAATGAATACCAGTGCTATGGCAACCCAAGCTGTTACGAACACGCCTTGCCAGGCCAGTGCTTTGAGGAGGTAGCTCAGGACGTCGGTGAGCATCAGCAGGAAGGCCAGCGCCCCGCACACGATGACCCAGACAGAGCGTGGCAGGTTGAGCCTGAACACGCGGCTGGCGAAGGCTGACAGATTTTCTGAGGCCAGAAAGTAGTTTGCGGTGTTTATGCGGGTCTGTGAAATGAGGATAACGAGCAGCCCGGCAAACCCCAGTGAAGAAATGAACGCCTGGACCACTCCTGTTTCCGAGGCGTCCAGCTTCCAGGCGCTCATGATGTAAATTCCCACCAGCCCGTTGAGACCGAAGGTGAAGGCGTAGAAGACCCAGCCGAACGCCACTGTTCCTAGGAATTTCTCGTCGCGGTGACGTCCTAGTCTGGCGTAGTCGAAGGTGTACATCATCATGATGTAAACGCCCATGTAGATAAGGTATGAGGTCAGCCAGCCGGGTAGTGCCGAGGAAGAAGCCGCAGCACCGATCCAATCGGTGGGGGCGCCCTGAATCATGGTGGAGGCCACGACGACGGCGATCAGGCCTGCGAGGTAGAGCGGCAGGAGCAAACCATTGAGCTTGTCGAGCCAGTTCTGCACACCCCCCAGCGCCAGAGGAACAGCGTAGATGACCACGACCGCATACCAGATGACCATGCTGCCGCCGAAGTACTGCTGGAACGCGACGGCGATAATGGAGCCTTCAAAGACGGCGTAGTAGATGGCCGTGGCCGCAAAGATCAGCGACGCCAGCGCAGAGCCCACCAGACCAAAGAGGCTCCGTGAGAAAAGACTGACGGTCAGTCCGGTGCGGGCTGCGAAGCGTGAGAGCACCAAATTGATGGCACCGTACGTGACGATGGTCAGCACCATGCCGATGATGGTGTCGACCACCCCCACTGCCCCGGCGGAGGCTACTGCGACGTAGATCCAGAACATGGCGGAGAACACTGCCCACCAGGCCATCGTCAACGACCATTTGCCGGCCCGTTCAGTGGCAGGTAGAACGTAGTTTGAATAAGACAATTTCGTGCCTTTCAGATCTGTTCATGGAATGTGGATACAGCCGGGCCCGCGGACGCGATCAGCGCCGCGGGCCCAGTGTTGGTTGGATGGCGCTTAGTGCCAGTGGGACGCGGAACGCTTTTCCATGCTCTTGCGGAACTCTGACGTGGTCTCGGGAAACAGCTCTCCGGTTCCCCAGTCCAGGATGACGCCGTGGCGGCGGATCACGTCGAGCATGTCCACCTCTCCCGCCCGGTACTTCTGTGCCACGACGTCCGGGTCCGCCATCAACCATCCCGTGCGGTCAGCGCGGATCAGCTGGCGCAGCTCGGTGCTGGCTGGTTGATCGATCTCGAACTGGTCCAGTTCGCGGTCAATTTCGCGGATGACAACGCCGTAGTCTTTCGCGGCCCGCTCGATGGAAACGTACTCATCAATGACGTCTTCGAGGACTTCGGAGTAGGGGCGTTCCAGTGGATCGCCAAAGCCGCCCCCACCAGCGGATGGGCGTGTGAATGAGTCCCCGGAGTGCAGCGGAACCGCGGAGAAGTTGGAACCGAGGAACTTTTCCTGATCGGTGCCCTTGTTCATCCAGACACCGTGGGGGATCGATGGCAAGCCGCCTTCGATGCCCCAAGTGATGGAGCGTGCGCGGTCACAGCAGTAGCTCACTACGGTCTGCGTCGCGTCGACGAGGGTCCCGCCCTTTTCAATTCCGAGCCCACCGCGGAACCTGCCCGGGCCACCGGAGTCGGTTCCGATCTGGTGCACAGTGGTCAGGACCGGCGACAACCGCTCCTGACCTTCGATGGGTTGGACCGCCAAGCCGGGGCCGAAGACCGGGGCGGTGGCGCTGGCACCGTCCTTGGAGGCTCGGCCGCCCCAGCCGCCGGCCATCCAGTCGTACCACATGAAGTAGGGGCTATCGTCAGTGCGGCCGTCACGGCCGCCCACTAGGAGGTACTCGAGGTTGAACGCACATGCCATGGCCCGCTCGGGCATGATCTGGGACCATAGCTCGAATATGCCGTTCATGAGTTTTTCGTAAGGGCCGGAGCAGAAACCGGTGACGGCGTACGGCCAACCGGCGTTGACCACGGTGCCTTCCGGCCCAATTTCTGCTTCGACAGCCGCGTAGAAGCCGGAGTTCAGCGGTACGTCTGGGAAGAACGTCTTGGTGCCGGCGTAGATTGCCGAGTGAGTGGTGCCGTAGCCGGAGTTGAGGAAGGTTTCGACGGCGGGCGCGGAACCGGTCAGGTCGTAGTGGATGCCCTTGCCGTCCAGCGTCAGCTTGATCTTGATGGGCACCAGGCCTTCGCCCTTGCCAGGGTCGAAGTCGATGTAGTCTGTGGTCTCCCACACTCCCTGGGGCAGGGATTCCAGGCGGCGCAGGACGATCCGTTCAACGTAGTCCTGGGTTTCCTGCATTGCTGCCACAACTGTCGACTTCGAGTACTTGTCCACGAGCCGGAGGACTTCCCGTTCGCAAACGGCGGTGGCTTCTGACTGGGCGTGGAGGTCACCCATCGCCTGGCGGGGTGCACGGGTGTTGGAGACCAGGAGCTGGGCGACGTCGTGAAGGAAAACACCCTTGCTCCAGATCCGGACCGGGGTGATGCGCAGGCCTTCGCCGAAGTGTTCTTTGGCATTGACGTCGAATGAACCGGGAACGTTGCCACCGATGTCGGCCCAGTGGCCCTTGTTCTGTGCGAAGGCGATTACCTCCCCCTCGGAGAAGATCGGCCGGATGAAGCTGACGTCGTTGAAGTGCGTGCCGCCGCGGTAGGGGTCGTTGATGGCGAAAACGTCGCCAGGATGGATATCGTCCGTGAATTCGTCGATGACGGCCTTGCACTGGAAGTGCAGGGTACCGACATGGACGGCGATGTCGCCGCTGCCCTGCATGACGGTGTTTCCGTTCGCGTCGCAGAGTGCCGAGGAGAAGTCACGGGAGTAAATAACGAAGGAGTAGCAAGTCCTCAAGATCTGCTCGCTCATCAGGTCCACGCTGGTGACGAAGGCGTTTTTCAGCACCTCGAACGTCACAGGGTCAAGGCCCGATGCGTGCCGTGCACCTGCGTGCGCGACATGGAGATCTGGCGTTGTGATCACGTCGGTCATGATTAGGCTTCCTGCTCGTCTTTGAACTCTGTGAGGTAGATCCGGATATTAAGCCATTCATCGATCTCCGCGGTGGTGCGCGGAGGCACGACCGTTGTGGAGTCAAGTTGGTCGATGATGGCGGGACCGTCGAATGTCGTCCCGGCGCCAAGCTTGGTGCGGTCATAGACTGGCGTGTTGACCCATCCGTCCTCACCGAAGTACACCGGCCGGATTGAATCTGGCTTGCCCGGCCTGGCAACCCGCTTCGTCGCCGGAGCGAAGGAGGGCTTGGGCGTCTTGCCCACAGCGGAAAGCTGCAGCTGGTATATCTCCACGGGCTGGTCATCCTGTCGAAACGCAAATTCGCGCTCGTGCTGCTGGTGGAAGCTCTGGATCGCCTCTTCAAGGGCACCATCGCCAGTGCCCATGTTCACGGCCAAAGAACGCCACTGGCCCTGGTAGCGCATGGAGATGATCCGCTGCAAGATGGAATTCTCGGGGGCTACACCTTCATGGCGGAGCCGGGCCGTGGCCTCCGTCTCGAGCGTCCTGTACTGGCTCTCCAGATCCTCCGGATCAGCCTCAGCTGCGAGGGCCGTGTACATCGCGGACAAGTCGTGCCTGATGTCGACCAGGAGGCAGCCCAGCGCGGACGTGACGCCGGGGTTGGGCGGTACGACGACGGTAGGAATGTTCAGTTCCCTGGCCACCTCCACGCCGTGCAGGGCTCCGGCTCCGCCGAACGCGAGTAGCGCGAAGTCACGTGGATCGTAGCCGCGGCGGATGGAAATCAGCCGAACGGCGTCGGCCATGTTGGCGTTCGCGACCTGGAGGATGGCATGGGCCGCCTCCGCCTCGCTCATGTCCAGGGGCTCTGCGATGGCGCGCTTGATCGCAGCCTGTGAGAGGCCCCTGTCCAATGTCTTCGCACCGCCGGCCAGGGTAGATCCGAGCCTGTTCAGGACCACGTTGGCGTCGCAGTTGGTCGGCTCTTCACCACCCATGTTGTAGCAGGCCGGTCCGGGGTCAGCACCCGCGGACTGCGGGCCGTTGCGAAGCGAACCTGCAATGTCAATGTGCGCAATCGAGCCGCCGCCGGCGCCGATAGTGAGAACCTCGATGCTGGGGAAGACGATGGGGTGGCCATATTCGACCTGCCATTCCTTAGTGATGCGTAGCTCGCCGTCGGACACCAACGCGATATCGGTAGACGTGCCGCCCATATCCAGGCTCACCGCGTTTTCGAAACCGCATTGCTGGGCGATGTGTTTCGCCGCGATGGCACCGGCAGCGATTCCTGATGCTGCCAGGCGCACCGGATAGCGCTTGACCATGCGCGGGGTCATGGAACCGCCGCCGGAATGCAGGAGCAGCAGGTCACCCTCGTATCCGCCGGTTTTGAGCTCATCGGCCAGACGGCTGACATAGCCGGATACCAGGGGCCCGAGCACGGCATTGGAGACGGCTGTATTAAAGCGGTCGTGCTCGAATATTTCGGGGAGAATCTCGGCCGAAGTGGAGACAGTGGCGTCAGGAAGCTCCTCTTCCAGAATCTTCCGCATCCGAATTTCGTGCTCGGCATTCGCATAGGAGTTAATGAAACAGACTGCCACGGTCGTGACACCTCGCTTACGAAGCACCGAGGCCAGACGGCGGGCTTCTTCTTCGTCGAGGGGAGCGACTATGTTGCCAGCGTAGTCAATACGCTCGGTCACCTCGAACCTGTCGCGACGGCGGATGTAGGGTCCGGTTACGTCGTTGTACGCGTCCCAAAGGTCATCTTTCGTACCGTCCCGGATCTCGATGACGTCCCTAAAGCCCTTCGTGGTTACCATGGCAGCTGGCGGAAAATTCCGGGTAATCAACGCGTTTGTTGCTACCGTGGTGCCGTGCGAGAACAGCGACACGTCCGCCAGGTTGACCTCGGCACGTTCCACCCCGCTCAGAATGGCCAGCATGGGGTCCGCCGGTGTCGACGGAACTTTGGTGACACGCATGCGTTGTGTTTCTTCGTCGAAAATGCAGACGTCGGTAAATGTTCCCCCGACGTCAACGGCGACTCTGAGATTTGACATCTATGTTCCTCCAGGGTGCTGATTGGGTACCAACAACCATCCGCTGCGACGTGACCCCTGTCACTGGCGAAACTAAAATTAAGGAGCAGACACCTTTGTCAGAATTACAATCAGTATTCAGCCCGGCGCTCCGTCACGTTGACGTTAGGAGTCAAGATGCCCTCCGAGTCTCCCGTGACACTTTATGACGTGGTGTCAGAAGCTCCACTGGGCTTAACTCCTTTGATCCCGGGCAACCCGGTCGCTGTCATAACAGGAGCCCACACAAGCGACATCGAGGATCCGGCAGGCTGGCTGGAGCCGAACACGGTCCTGCTCACCACGGGATTGCCTTTCATAAACGCCGATAGGGACGGGCGGCTAGCCCTGAAACTTGTGGAAAATCTCGCGAAAGCCCGCGTAGCGGCCCTCTTTTTCGGCGTCGGGGTTTACTTTGATCAAGTGCCTGCCGTGCTGGTCACAGCATGCAAACAAGCCAATTTCCCCTTATACACGGTGGCGCTCGACGTTCCCTTCTACCGCATCGAAAACTTCATCAACCAGTCCCAAGCGTCTCCTGACGCCTACCTCCAAAAGCGGGCACTGTGGCTAAGTAATGATCTGCTGCAAAGCATCTCTGCTGAGAACCCCGTTCACGCTCTCATCGTCAGACTGGCCATGGCATGCCGGGGCGCGGCGGTGCTTTACGAGGACTCCGGACGAATCGTCGAATCCTCCGGGGACGGGCCCACCCACTTGATCTGGAAAGAGCTGCGTAACGGCACTAATGCGTCTGAGGTCTTTGTTATAGGGCAATGGGGAGTGATGTCCCGGCCACTGGTGCTTCGAGGCGACGGCTTTGTTGTTGCTGTGGCCAGCAGGAATCACCGCGTACTGAAGGATCTCGGAGAGCTACTGCTGGAAACGACGCAGCGACTTCTTGCGGCAGTGAATGGAATCGCTCAGTTCTCAGATTCGAGACAACGGCACGAAAACACGCAATTGCTGACCATGCTGCAAGACGGCGTGCCAGTGGCCCGCGAGTTCAGGCACTGGGAGCGGATGCGGGCATTCAGATTCACACCCTATGAGCCGCTACGAGCGGTTGTTGCTGCAAATCTCGAACAGCAGCCCATTAGCCCTTCCTTTACGGCACAACTATTGCGGGGAGCCGAAGCCAGCGGGCTCGGGCTTCTGCTGGCTGAGAATGGCAGGACCCCCGAGAGCCCACCAGGCTTTCATGCGGTGGTCTCCAACTCATCAGCCCTGGACGCCTGGCTGGAGTTGACGGGCAGGTCTGTTTTCGTCGGCCTGTCTGAGCCATACTCCGATCTTGCCAGGACGCCCGAGTCTTTCCGGGAAGCAGAAGCAGCAGCTGGAATTGCCCGCCGGCAAATCCAGGCAGCAACGACCAGCGCCTCCGGTGCTAACCGAGGAATCGTCCGGCTGGATGAAGTGGACCCGGCCACGTGGCTCCTTGCACGTCGGCTGTCTCCACAGGATAAAGCCAAGCTGAACAGGTTTGTTGAAGCTCTCAATCTCGACAGCGAACTGAAACAAACGGCCATCTGCTACCTGGTGAACGATCTGGACGTTGCCAAGGTGGCCGCCGTGCTGTTCGTCCACCCCAACACCGTTCGGTACCGATTGAAGAAGGTCGAAACTTTGGTGGGCGGGTCGCTCTCGAGTTCACGAACGATTGCAAACCTATACCTCGCCTTTCACGACGACATAGATGCCTGGAGCCACGCCAGTCATGAATTGCGCGATAGGTAGATGGACGGCCTCACGGAGCATCCGCATCCCAAGCTCACATCAGGTGTTACACAAAGCCCCGTCGTGGCGGATACAGTGACGGTATGGATGATAGTTCATGTTCCTCTGCGAAAACGCCGGCAAGTCGGGCCATCAGGTTGTGACTTCAGGGATGGACTCGTCCCCCTCCAGAGGAGCCAGGACGGCGATTTTTGCACAATTGTCCGGCGTCGGGCGTTCAGAGCAGGTTGCCCAACGGCTCACTGATGCGATCCTGCTGGGTGTTCTCGCTCCCGGGGACCGGCTGCCCAGTGAAGCCGAACTAGCACAACGATTCGGAGTGGCCCTGGTAACGGCGCGCGAGGCATTAAGCGCTATGCGCAATGCCGGCGTCGTGGAGACCCGACGCGGACGCGAAGGTGGAAGTTTCGTTCTGCCTGCGTTGCAGGCCCCGGAGGCATTGCGTTGGGCACGCCTGCGCAATCTGGCTCGTATTGACATCCAGGACAGTGCCACTTACTTCGCAGTTCTCAGCGCAGGCTGTTCCGAACGTGCCGCCGAGTTAGCATCGGACGAGGAATCCGAGCGCCTTAGGCTCTGGGTTGAAAATGCAGACTTCACTGCCAAGACCAGCGCTGCTCTTAATGCCGGCGGTTTCTACCTTGAAATCGCCGTAATGAGCCAGTCTCCGCGCCTTGTGCGGGAACAGATTCGCATGCAGTCCGAATTCGGTTCCCTTCTTTGGCTCGGCCTTGCCGACGAGGACCTGCGCCGGAACCTCGTCCACCAGAACGTACAGATTGCCGAAGCCATTTCGGCTCACGATCCTGAGCAGTCCCGTGCCCTGGTGCGCCGCCAACTGGGGGAACTGTCCGGTTGGTTGTTGGCCGCAAAAGAGAAAATTGAGCAACAGGAGGAGAGCGATGGCCATGAGGAACAACAGGCCACCGGCTGAACGCGGGAGCGAGTGCTCCGCTGGTATTGGCGCCCTCTTCGCAAACGTTTTCTCCCTGCTTGGAGCCTGGCGAACGTCTATCGAACAAGCAGGGAACGGCGAGTCAAATGTTCAAATCGACTCGCTGGTTTATTCCCTGGTGGAACCCGAGTTGACCGCTGAGAACCCTCTGTTGATCGGAGCTGGTTTTATTTCGGCTCCGAAAACGGGATTGGGGCAGGCTCTCCACTTTGCCTGGTGGTTGGGACCACTGCAGGAGAATCCCCTGCTAGGCACAACCACAACCCCCAGCAGGCTGGACCTGGCTTCGCGCGAGTACACGGAGTACCTGCGAGACTTCAGAGCTTTCGAGTGGTACCGCATTCCTGCAGCCACTAGATCTGGCCACATCACGGGCCCTTACGTGGACCATTTATGCACGTGTGACTACATACTAACCATCACTGTTCCTGTAGGAAGCTCGGAATCGGTGCAAGGTGTGGTCGGGGTAGACATCCTCGTCAGGCGGTTGGAGCAGGAGCTGATGCCGCTGCTTCGTAGGGCGGAAACGGCCGTGGCGCTCGTCAGTAGCAATGGCCGCGTCATTCTATCGGTTTCTCCTGCGCTGCGTGTCGGCTCCATGGTTTCAAGTACCAGCGCCGACGAGCACGGCTGGAAGGCCTTGGCGTGCCCAGGGACAGAGTTTTCGCTCCTGATGCAGAAAGAATAAATTGGTTTAACATCCCATTCCAGATGATTTAGGTGTAGTCTCACTTTACGCTGTGAAGTGCGTCACTGGCGCCAGAACGCGGCCCTCCTAAATTTCGACTCCTGGAAAGAAACACATGAGCGTGCGTGAGCTAAAAAACTTTGTCAACGGCAACTATGTGGAGTCTTCGGCGACCGAAAAGCTGGACATCATCAATCCAGCCACAGAGGAAGTCATCTCCCGAACCCCTATTTCCAACGAAAAGGACGTCGCTGCCGCCTATGCCGCAGCCTCGGCTGCCTTTGAAGCATGGGGAGAAACTACCCCCAGCGAGCGGCAACGAGCCCTGCTGCGCATTGCAGACGCCGTTGAGTCCCGCGCCGAGGAGTTCGCAGAGTTGGAATGTGCGGACACCGGCAAGCCCCGAGCCGGAATCATCTCTGATGAGATCGATGTCTTGATAGACCAGATCCGGTTCTTCGCTGGCGCCGCCCGGACATTGGAGGGACGTGCAGCGGCCGAGTATCTCGCGGACCACAGTTCCTATATCCGGCGTGAGCCAATAGGTGTCATCGGCCAGGTGGCGCCTTGGAACTATCCGCTGATGATGGCTACCTGGAAGGTCATCCCGGCCCTTGCCGCCGGGAACACGGTAGTCCTTAAGCCTTCGGATTCCACCCCGGGCTCCACCCTCCTGTTCGCCGAGCTAGCCAGCGAGTTCCTTCCGGCCGGGGCCTTCAACGTAGTTCTCGGCGACCGGAGCACCGGCCGTGCCTTGGTGGCGGCAAAAATTCCCGGGATGATCTCCATCACCGGCTCGGTTCGGGCAGGCATGGAAGTCGCTGGAGCTGCAGCCGCGGACGTCAAGCGTGTTCACTTGGAGCTCGGAGGAAAAGCGCCTGTCATCGTTTTCGAGGACGCGGATATTCCGGCAGCAGTGGAAGGAATTGTTCCGGCTGCGTTTTATAACGCAGGCCAGGATTGCACGGCGGCCACACGCCTGCTGGTGCACGAAAGCGTCCATGACGAGTTCGTGGCCGCATTCACCGCTGAAGTGGAGGAAAACGCCAAGACCGGCGGTCCGTTGGAGGAGGACATTTTATTC
This genomic stretch from Micrococcaceae bacterium Sec5.1 harbors:
- a CDS encoding CoA transferase, with protein sequence MRSRAGSGAPLAGIVVADFSRVLAGPLATMTLADLGARVIKVERPGTGDDTRQWAPPSSVTGATYFESVNRNKESVTLDLTNPEDLELARELARRADVLVENFKPGGLAKLGLGYESLAEENPGLVYASISGFGSEGGRDLPGYDFIVQAVGGLMSITGDPRGDAYKVGVALVDVLTAKDATIGILAALSERNSTGRGRRIEVNLLSSLQGALANQGQAYLGAGVTPARLGNDHPSIVPYQLLATGDDPLAVAVGNDSQFAKLCRAIGNPELAADPRFVTNSARVRHRRELVKLLEAGLAGAGAKEWQDRLVSVGVPAGRVAGIDEGIAYAESLGLEPTIHVHDARGNVTGRQIRHPITWTPALPPRAQAPPALGEHTVDVLDWLRQAQTKAFISTPQNSRLSEVVHSQEGPHHDSRP
- a CDS encoding acyl-CoA dehydrogenase family protein → MTLAPSSAEIEAVTAFEPSDLISFDTLLTEEEIALRDRVRNYVREEIKPNIATWYEEARFPLEIVPDLAKLGLLGMHLKGYGCAGGSAVDYGLAAAELEAGDSGIRTFVSVQGSLAMSAISKHGSEEQKEEWLPQMAAGTAIGCFGLTEPTAGSDPSAMATFARRDGEDWILTGSKRWIGLANVAQVAVIWAQTDHGIRGFMVPTQTRGFTATPIQPKLSMRASVQCEITLDDVRLPGDAVLPNVTGLRGPFTCLNEARYGIAWGTMGAARDAFEIALDYSKNRLQFERPLAGYQLTQQKLVNMALEINKGFLLALHLGRLKDAGKLQNHQISVGKLNNCREAIEICREARTILGGNGITLEHSPLRHANNLESVRTYEGTDEVHTLILGQKLTGIGAFR
- a CDS encoding permease, yielding MSYSNYVLPATERAGKWSLTMAWWAVFSAMFWIYVAVASAGAVGVVDTIIGMVLTIVTYGAINLVLSRFAARTGLTVSLFSRSLFGLVGSALASLIFAATAIYYAVFEGSIIAVAFQQYFGGSMVIWYAVVVIYAVPLALGGVQNWLDKLNGLLLPLYLAGLIAVVVASTMIQGAPTDWIGAAASSSALPGWLTSYLIYMGVYIMMMYTFDYARLGRHRDEKFLGTVAFGWVFYAFTFGLNGLVGIYIMSAWKLDASETGVVQAFISSLGFAGLLVILISQTRINTANYFLASENLSAFASRVFRLNLPRSVWVIVCGALAFLLMLTDVLSYLLKALAWQGVFVTAWVAIALVFIGLNWKKQALVPDIRPANLKAVSPGAGAWVLASAAGIALTEQTIWPLAAQLAPVITMALAAGFYYGAYRLSPPQMTSSGETIDPVEEDLDPAIR
- a CDS encoding hydantoinase B/oxoprolinase family protein, with protein sequence MTDVITTPDLHVAHAGARHASGLDPVTFEVLKNAFVTSVDLMSEQILRTCYSFVIYSRDFSSALCDANGNTVMQGSGDIAVHVGTLHFQCKAVIDEFTDDIHPGDVFAINDPYRGGTHFNDVSFIRPIFSEGEVIAFAQNKGHWADIGGNVPGSFDVNAKEHFGEGLRITPVRIWSKGVFLHDVAQLLVSNTRAPRQAMGDLHAQSEATAVCEREVLRLVDKYSKSTVVAAMQETQDYVERIVLRRLESLPQGVWETTDYIDFDPGKGEGLVPIKIKLTLDGKGIHYDLTGSAPAVETFLNSGYGTTHSAIYAGTKTFFPDVPLNSGFYAAVEAEIGPEGTVVNAGWPYAVTGFCSGPYEKLMNGIFELWSQIMPERAMACAFNLEYLLVGGRDGRTDDSPYFMWYDWMAGGWGGRASKDGASATAPVFGPGLAVQPIEGQERLSPVLTTVHQIGTDSGGPGRFRGGLGIEKGGTLVDATQTVVSYCCDRARSITWGIEGGLPSIPHGVWMNKGTDQEKFLGSNFSAVPLHSGDSFTRPSAGGGGFGDPLERPYSEVLEDVIDEYVSIERAAKDYGVVIREIDRELDQFEIDQPASTELRQLIRADRTGWLMADPDVVAQKYRAGEVDMLDVIRRHGVILDWGTGELFPETTSEFRKSMEKRSASHWH
- a CDS encoding hydantoinase/oxoprolinase family protein, which encodes MSNLRVAVDVGGTFTDVCIFDEETQRMRVTKVPSTPADPMLAILSGVERAEVNLADVSLFSHGTTVATNALITRNFPPAAMVTTKGFRDVIEIRDGTKDDLWDAYNDVTGPYIRRRDRFEVTERIDYAGNIVAPLDEEEARRLASVLRKRGVTTVAVCFINSYANAEHEIRMRKILEEELPDATVSTSAEILPEIFEHDRFNTAVSNAVLGPLVSGYVSRLADELKTGGYEGDLLLLHSGGGSMTPRMVKRYPVRLAASGIAAGAIAAKHIAQQCGFENAVSLDMGGTSTDIALVSDGELRITKEWQVEYGHPIVFPSIEVLTIGAGGGSIAHIDIAGSLRNGPQSAGADPGPACYNMGGEEPTNCDANVVLNRLGSTLAGGAKTLDRGLSQAAIKRAIAEPLDMSEAEAAHAILQVANANMADAVRLISIRRGYDPRDFALLAFGGAGALHGVEVARELNIPTVVVPPNPGVTSALGCLLVDIRHDLSAMYTALAAEADPEDLESQYRTLETEATARLRHEGVAPENSILQRIISMRYQGQWRSLAVNMGTGDGALEEAIQSFHQQHEREFAFRQDDQPVEIYQLQLSAVGKTPKPSFAPATKRVARPGKPDSIRPVYFGEDGWVNTPVYDRTKLGAGTTFDGPAIIDQLDSTTVVPPRTTAEIDEWLNIRIYLTEFKDEQEA